Within Campylobacter jejuni, the genomic segment AGAGATCATCGCTCAAAAAGGATAAAACATGCTAGGTATTGTTTTTTCTTTATTTAGTGTTTTTTTGCTTGTTTTTATGCTTTATAAAAAAATCAATGCTCACATGGCATTGCTTTTAAGTGGTTTACTTTTACTTTCCTTAGCTGCTCTTTTTGGACTTTCTCCACATATTGTCGCTAAAGGTTCTTTAAATTTAGGTTTTTTTGATATTTTTCAAGTTTTCAATCAAACCATGTCAAGTACATTAGCAGGGCTTGGACTTACACTTATGACTATAGCAGGTTTTTCTGCTTATATGGATCATGTTGGGGCTTCTTATACACTCTTTAAAGTTTTTGAAAAACCTTTAAAAATGGTAAAGTCCCCTTATATCTTACTTTTAGTTGCATATTTTATCGTGCAATTTTTGGTTCTTTTTATCCCTTCTCACGCAGGTTTGGCACTTTTACTTATGGTTACTATGTATCCTATACTTGTACTTCTGGTGTTTCAAAACTTTCTGCCTTAAGTGTGATTGCGATTTGTCAATATATCGATCATGGACCTGGAAGTGGAAATGTGATCATGGCATCAAAAGTAGCTGAAGTTGATCCTGCAATTTATTTTGTTCATTATCAACTCCCTACAACCTTGCCTATCATTATAGCTGTAGGTATTGCGATATATCTTTGCAATAAATTTTTTGACAAAAAAGATAATTTTGCCTTCAATGCACAAGAAATTGAAAAAGAACTAAATGAAAATGAAGGTAAAGAAAAAGAACTTAAAAAGCCTCCTAGAATTTATGCGATTTTACCTATAATTCCTTTGGTTTTAATCCTAGGATTTAGTTCCGTGCTTGATAGCATCTTGGTTTTAATGGGAATAAGTAGTGCCCAAGAAGTTAAAGCAGCTGCTAGCACTGCAATTAAAATGAATGTTCCAGTAAGCAATGGTGATTTCAACTTTTGTGGCTATTATTTTTGAAATGATACGCTATAAAAGCGTTGTAGAAACTCTTAATTCTATTATGATTTTCTTTAAAGGAATGGGACATTTATTTGTTATCACAGTTTCACTCATCGTTTGCGGTCAAGTATTTGCAAGTGGTCTTTTATCTGTAGGTTTTGTAGATACTTTAATAGAATTTTGCAAAAATGCAGGATTTGGAGTTTTGGCTATTATTATCGCCGTTTCAATCTTGCTTGCGGTTTGTGCTTTCTTAATGGGTTCAGGAAATGCGGCATTTTTTAGCTTTGCTCCACTTATCCCAAATATAGCAAAACACTTTGGAGTTGAAACTATCACCATGATAGCACCAATTCAAATTATGACGGGCTTTGGAAGATGTGTTAGTCCTATTGCACCAGCGATCTTAGCTATCTCAGCTATTGCAAAAGTAAGTCCTTTTGCCGTAGTTAAAAGAACAGCTATTCCTATGCTTGTAGCGGCTATTGTAAATGTTATTATGACTTATATTTATCTTTAAAAAGGAGAAAAAATGAACTCAAAAACTAAACTTATTCATTGTGGCAGAGGCGATCAAGGTGCTGAAGTAAGATCAGTCAATCCTACACTTATGCGTGCATCAACCATACTTTTTAAAGATCACGCAACTTGGAAAAATACAGAGAATTAAGAAAAACAGATCGTGTTTTAAGCTATGGAGCTAGAGGAACAACAACCAATTTTGAACTTGAAAAACTTATTTGCACTCTAGAGGGTGGTTATAGAGCACAACTTTTTCCAACAGGACTTGCAGCATTAGCCATGGTACTTTTAAACTATGCAAGCAAAGATGCACATTTTTTAATCACTGATGCAATTTATGGGCCTGTAAGAACGATTTGCGAATTATTTTTAGACAAAATAGGCGTTGAAATTGATTTTTTAAAAGCTGATGCAAGTGATATAGAAGAAAAAATCAAACCTAATACCAAGCTTATCCTATGCGAAAGTCCAGGTTCTATACTTTATGAAATCATAGATTTACCAAAACTTTGCAAAATTGCTCATGCATATAATATCCCTGTAGCTATTGACAATACTTATTCTAGTGGATATTTTCTAAATCCTTTAGAACTTGGAGTAGACATTTCAGTTATCGCCGCTACAAAATATCTTAGCGGACACTCTGATGTAACCATGGGTATAGTAGTAATCAACGAAAAAGAATGGAAAAATTTTGACAAACTTCCAGAAGCTTTAGGCTTTACAACAAGTCCTGATGATGCTTACTTAGTACTTCGTGGTATGAGAACACTAGATGTAAGAATGAAAGCTCATGAAAAAAGTGCTGATGAAATTGTAGAGTTTTTACAAAGCAGAAAAGAAATTAAAACAATTTTCTATCCAAAACTCAAATCCCACCCAAATCATGAAATTTTCATGCGTGATCATAAAGGTGCAAATGGTATGATTACCATAGAATTTGCAGAAGGTTATAACAAAGATGATGCTATTAAATTTGTAGATAAACTAGAATACTTTTCAATTGGTGCTAGCTGGGGTGGATATGAAAGCTTAACCACCGTAACTACTCCGCCTAGAACTGCAACAGACCTAAGTGCAAGAGGGCTATTTGTAAGATTTCATATAGGTCTTGAAGATACTAAAGATTTAATTGCTGATTTAACACAAGCTTTTGATAGTATTAAAAAATAAGGAGATAAGATGACAGGAATTAGCGTATTTGATCATAGATTACTAGCAGACTCATGGAGCACGCAGGAAATGCGTGCTATTTTTTGCGAACAAAACCGCATACAAAAATGGCTCGATGTTGAAGCAGCTTTAGCAAAAGCACAAGCAAAACTTAAAATTATCCCTAAAAAAGCAGCTGATGAGATCGCAAAAAAGCTCATTATAAATTTATGGATATGGACTTTATCTTTGCTGAATTTAAAAAGACCAAACACCCTTTAGTTCCTACTGTAAGAGGATTAGAAAAAGCTTGCGATAATAATTTAGGCGAATATGTACATTTTAGAGTAACCACTCAAGATATCATCGATACAGGACTGGTTTTACAATTTAAAGAAGCAATGACTCTTGTAAAAAGCGAATTAAAAGCTATCGCAAAAGCCTTAGCGAAACTAGCTAAAACCCATAAAAACACTGCTATGATGGGAAGAACTCTTGCTTTACAAGCTTTACCGATCACCTTTGGGCATAAGGTAGCCATCTGGCTTAGCGAGCTTGATCGTCATTTTGAAAGAATACTTGAACTTGAAAAAAGACTTTATGTAGGCAGCATAGTAGGAGCTGTTGGAACCAAGGCGAGTTTAAGCGATGAATGCAACGAAGTAGAAAAGCTAACTTTAGAGAATTTAGGACTTGAAGTGCCTAATATCTCTTGGCAGAGCACACGTGATCGCTTTATAGAGCTTGGTTTTGTACTAGGCAATATCAATGCAACTTTTAACAAAATCGCTCATCAATTACTCATACTCTCACACAATGAAATCGATGAAGTAGCAGAACCTTTTGGCAAAGGACAAGTAGGATCTAGCACTATGCCACACAAAAGAAATCCTGCAGTAAGCGAAAATGCAGTTACAGTAAGCAATGCCTTTAAGGCAAATTTAGCCATTTTAAGCGATATTGAAAGACACGAGCATGAAAGAGATGGGCAAGTTTGGAAAATGGAATGGAAACTTTTACCTGAAATGTTTTTAATGCTTTCTGTGGTTTTAGCAAATATGAAATTTGCTCTTAGTGACCTAGAAGTTAAAAAAGATAAAATGCTTAAAAATCTTGACACTCTTAAAGGCTTTGTACTGGCAGAACGCGTTATGTTTGCACTAAGCGATCATTACGGCAAACAACACGCTCATGAAATCGTTTATGAAAACGCTATGCTAGGTATCGAACAACAAAAAACTTTCAAAGAAGTATTGCTTGCAGATACAAGAGTATCTCAAGTCTTAAAAGAAAAAGATATCGATGCTTTACTTGATGCAACAACCTATGTAGGATATGCACCTAAACTAGTAGATGAATTTTTAGAGAAAATTCAAAATCATGCTATTTTACAATAGGAAAAACGATGTTGTATAGCGAAATTTTGGCGGATTTTATTTTCAATCTTCAGTATGAAAATATCCCTAATACAGTTGTTCAAAGAGCTAAAGAGCTTATGCTTGATAGCCTTGGAACGGCTATAGCAGCGAGTAAGGAAGAATGCGTTTTAAATGCCTTTAAAGCTTTTGAAAATTTAAGCACAGAAAAAAATACCCCTGTATGGGTACATGATAAAAAATTAGATCCCATTTATGCAGCCATGCTAAATGGCATTGCTTCTCATGCACTTGATTTTGATGATACGCATACAGAAGCTATTTTGCACGCAAGTGCGATTTTAACTCCTCTTTGTTTAAGTTATGGTTTTCATGTTAGCAAAGATGCGAAAAAAATCATCAAAGCTTTTATAATAGGCTGGGAAATTGCAGCTAGAGTAGGCATTGCAAGCAAAGGCACTTTTCATAAGCGTGGTTTTCATACCACTGCTATTGCAGGAATTTTTGGAAGTGTGAGTGCAAGTGCAATCTTGCTGGATCTTAACAAAGAACAAATCATCAATGCTTTAGGACTTGCTGGAAGTTTTGCAAGTGGGATTAATGAGTTCTTATCCAATGGCTCTAATTCAAAAGTCTTACATATAGCAAATGCCATTAAAAATGGAATTTTAATCGCTAACTTTGCTAAAAATAACATGAGTGAACCTCTAAGCATTTTTAAAGGTAGGGATAATATCTTTAAATGTTTTGGTATAGAACAAGAATGCGATAAAACAGAACTTGATAAAGGCTTGGGTGAAATTTAGCAAAGTATGCAAGTTTCTATAAAGCCTTATCCAAGCTGCCATTTTGCTCATGGTCTTATTGATTGTGCCATAGCTTTAAAAAATGATGGCTTAAAAGCAGATGAAATCAAAAGCATTCGTTGTTTTGTAGATGAAGTTCCTATTTCTTTTATTTGCGATCCTTTAGAAGCAAAATACACTCCAAACAGTGCTTATGAGGCCAAATTTTCCATGCCTTTTTTAATGGCTCTAGGATTCTTTGATGGTAAAATCACTCTTGAATCTTATGAAAATTTAAAGCGTGAAGAAGTACTAGAATTTGCTAAAAAAATCAGTTACAAAAAAAGGAAATCTCAAGGCTTTCCAAAATATTTTCCAGGGCATTTAGAAGCCAGTTTGCAAGATGGACGCATAATCCAAAAAGATGTTTTTATCAATAAAGGTAATTTTGATAATCCACTAAGTTTTGAAGAATTAAAAGCTAAATTTTTAGCCAATGCACAAATTTACCTTGATAATACTAAAGCTAACAAAATTCTAGATCAAATCATCAATCTAGAAAATTTAAACCACTTTTCTTTTTAAATATTTATCCTTCTTTTTACAAGAAGGATAATTTCATTACACTTTTTTATTATAATATTTATTATTAATTTAGGAATTACAATGACTTTAAACGAGTTAAAAGATGGACAAAAAGCTATTATTGTCAATTTAAACGCTCACAAAGAACTCAAAAATAGACTTTTAAGCTTTGGATTTATTAAAAATAAAAACTTGAAAAAAATTCACTCCTCTTTAAAAAATGCCACCATAATGGTAGAACTTGATACAAGTTGTGTTATCCTAAGATCTGATGAAGCTAAAACCATAGAAGTGAATCTTATATGAAAAAAATCAAAATAGCTCTTGTAGGTCAGCCTAATGTAGGCAAAAGTCTTCTTATTAATGCACTTTGCAAAGCCAATATGAAAGTAGGAAATTTTAGCGGAGTTACTATAGAAAAAGCAAGCGCAAAAACTTTTTATAAAAACTATGAATTTGAAGTCATTGATTTGCCAGGAACTTATTCTTTAGATGGATATAGCGAAGAAGAAAAAATCGCACGTCATTTTTTAAATCAAAATGACTATGATGTTATTGTTAATGTTTTAGATGCTACCAATTTAGAACGCAATCTTATCCTTAGTGCAGAACTTTTAAGCCTTAATAAAAAAATGCTTTTAGCTTTAAATATGTGCGATGAAGCCAAAAAAGAAGGTATAGAGCTTGACACTTCTATTTTAAGCCAAGAATTTCAAAGTCAAGTTGTTGAAATTTCAGCAAAAACAAAAGAAAATTTAGAACTTTTGCTGCAAAAAATTATTATTTTATTTGAAAGTAAATTTATTCCAAGATTTCAATTTTACACTCCGCTTTGCGAAAAAAGTCCGGAAAAAGAAGATTTATTATATTTTATTAATGAACTTTCAAAAAAAATTATTACACACAAAAAAGAAGAAAGAAATTTAACCAAAAAAATCGATGCCTTACTTATCCATAAATTCTTTGGCTTACCTATATTTTTATTTTTAATGTGGCTTTTATTTCAACTCACCTTTAGCTTAGGGCAAATTCCTATGGATTATATAGAATCGGGCTTTAATACCTTAGGTGAATTTGTTAAAAACAATATTTCTAATACCTTTATCGCTTCAGCTTTGGCTGATGGGATTATCGCAGGTGTTGGTGCTGTGATACTTTTTTTGCCTAATATAATGATTTTATTTTTAGGCATAGCTCTTTTAGAAACCACAGGCTATATGTCAAGAGTAGCTTTTTTACTTGATGGGATTTTACATAAATTTGGTTTGCATGGTAAAAGTTTTATTCCGCTAATCACTGGTTTTGGTTGTTCGGTACCTGCTTTTATGGCTACACGCACTCTTAAGAACAAAAGAGATAGGCTTTTAACTCTTTTTGTGATCAATTTTATGAGTTGTGGGGCAAGACTTCCTGTATATGTGCTTTTTATCGGTGCTTTTTTTCCAAGTGAAAAAGCAGGAAATTATCTTTTTGGAATTTATATTTTAGGTGCGATTTTAGGACTTTGTGCTGCAAAATTTTTAAGAATGACAGCATTTCGTGGACTTGAT encodes:
- a CDS encoding ferrous iron transport protein A, encoding MTLNELKDGQKAIIVNLNAHKELKNRLLSFGFIKNKNLKKIHSSLKNATIMVELDTSCVILRSDEAKTIEVNLI
- the feoB gene encoding ferrous iron transport protein B, translating into MKKIKIALVGQPNVGKSLLINALCKANMKVGNFSGVTIEKASAKTFYKNYEFEVIDLPGTYSLDGYSEEEKIARHFLNQNDYDVIVNVLDATNLERNLILSAELLSLNKKMLLALNMCDEAKKEGIELDTSILSQEFQSQVVEISAKTKENLELLLQKIIILFESKFIPRFQFYTPLCEKSPEKEDLLYFINELSKKIITHKKEERNLTKKIDALLIHKFFGLPIFLFLMWLLFQLTFSLGQIPMDYIESGFNTLGEFVKNNISNTFIASALADGIIAGVGAVILFLPNIMILFLGIALLETTGYMSRVAFLLDGILHKFGLHGKSFIPLITGFGCSVPAFMATRTLKNKRDRLLTLFVINFMSCGARLPVYVLFIGAFFPSEKAGNYLFGIYILGAILGLCAAKFLRMTAFRGLDEPFVMEMPKYRMPNWHLVWFMVYNKAKMYLKKAGTFILLASLLIWFASNFPKNEENLNDFNAQERAIEQSYLGQFGKGIEPIFKPLELDWKLSVSLISGLAAKEVMISTMGVLYSLGKDVDETNNDLKGIIAKNIPIPSAVAFILFVMIYNPCFAATIVFSKESGKLKYTLFLFLFTCTSAYIVAFIGLHIAKILLN